The proteins below come from a single Synechococcus sp. WH 8101 genomic window:
- a CDS encoding AAA family ATPase, with amino-acid sequence MSSELTYNELVRATLDAITSGDEDAEMEHRSELKTCFRLTDEQINGRLFRLLSQGTLVKSNAQHDSVDLAHVEQLTYLLDGWIPRGDVSLFYGAAGTGKTSLLAAIAYALANGRNLLDRESPPERPGRALFIATDGGNATFKKALEDLAIDPLDPVFKPGHPDQRIWVWGHEPGQGHQAWDASINGVIRLQQFIQAKLIDFVVIDSAKSVSSRAGWSYASNESVKAMLSYLREIVCQPTGCNITFLSHDGFVKGSASGAKAWQEEPSMVVHLMPATDPDGRFTGVTAEFKKDRAAVVDPRRKLTFSLNREDGGYDLAYGTAKVGTCEDAIIQILWDAHQRGVRHLSRKGLADEVFAAHGKTAKTVDNTLGKMTPRRVVKPKPGCYALAPGELQRLSPNKALEEEGRNLSKSTAAQGEWRLPGQFPGPAGGNPEISTGILSGTNQTPLLDWDVSNSLPIQERLPYEMEDGDEW; translated from the coding sequence TGAACAAATCAACGGCAGGTTGTTTCGACTCTTAAGCCAAGGGACATTGGTCAAGTCAAATGCACAACATGATTCCGTTGATCTGGCGCACGTGGAGCAACTCACTTACCTGCTGGATGGCTGGATCCCAAGGGGTGATGTAAGCCTGTTCTATGGGGCAGCAGGAACCGGCAAAACATCCCTGCTCGCGGCCATTGCATACGCTCTTGCAAATGGCAGGAATCTGCTGGATCGTGAAAGTCCACCAGAACGACCTGGCCGAGCGCTGTTCATTGCAACCGATGGAGGTAATGCCACCTTCAAGAAAGCATTGGAGGATCTGGCAATTGACCCTCTTGACCCTGTTTTCAAGCCTGGGCACCCTGATCAACGAATCTGGGTGTGGGGCCACGAGCCTGGTCAAGGTCATCAGGCATGGGATGCCAGCATCAATGGCGTGATCAGGCTGCAGCAGTTCATCCAAGCCAAGCTGATTGATTTTGTCGTTATTGACAGCGCCAAATCGGTTAGCTCTCGTGCAGGCTGGAGCTACGCCAGTAACGAAAGTGTTAAAGCGATGCTTTCCTATCTGCGGGAGATCGTTTGCCAGCCAACCGGTTGCAATATCACCTTTCTAAGTCATGACGGCTTTGTAAAGGGTTCTGCGAGCGGTGCGAAAGCTTGGCAGGAAGAGCCATCCATGGTTGTTCACCTGATGCCAGCGACGGATCCCGATGGGCGGTTTACAGGCGTTACTGCGGAATTCAAAAAGGACCGCGCTGCCGTAGTGGATCCGCGAAGGAAGCTGACCTTCAGCCTGAACCGAGAGGATGGGGGTTACGACCTGGCATATGGGACCGCGAAGGTGGGCACCTGCGAGGACGCGATTATTCAGATCCTCTGGGATGCACATCAGCGAGGTGTGCGACACCTCAGCCGCAAAGGGTTAGCTGATGAGGTGTTTGCAGCGCATGGTAAAACTGCTAAGACCGTAGACAACACACTCGGGAAGATGACGCCAAGGCGGGTTGTCAAGCCCAAGCCGGGTTGTTACGCGCTTGCTCCAGGTGAGCTTCAGAGGCTTTCTCCTAATAAAGCTCTTGAAGAAGAAGGAAGGAATTTAAGTAAAAGCACTGCGGCGCAAGGGGAGTGGCGACTTCCCGGCCAGTTCCCAGGCCCTGCAGGTGGGAATCCCGAGATCTCCACGGGAATACTATCGGGAACGAACCAAACCCCTTTGCTGGACTGGGATGTCAGCAATTCCCTTCCCATCCAAGAGAGACTCCCCTACGAGATGGAGGACGGCGACGAATGGTGA